A single window of Gossypium arboreum isolate Shixiya-1 chromosome 13, ASM2569848v2, whole genome shotgun sequence DNA harbors:
- the LOC108472393 gene encoding peroxisome biogenesis protein 5-like isoform X2, whose protein sequence is MSPEDADVHIVLGVLYNLSREYNKAIASFKTALKLKPNDYSFWNKLGATQANSVQSADAILAYQQALDLKPNYVHAWANMGISYANQIYLFITRSKAKGKVGGF, encoded by the exons ATGTCTCCTGAGGATGCTGATGTACACATTGTCCTTGGTGTTCTGTATAATTTGTCGAGAGAATATAATAAGGCCATTGCATCTTTCAAAACTGCTTTGAAACTTAAACCTAATGATTATTCTTTTTGGAACAAGCTTGGTGCAACACAAGCCAACAGTGTGCAGAGTGCTGATGCAATATTAGCTTATCAACAG GCACTAGATTTGAAGCCAAACTATGTGCATGCTTGGGCAAACATGGGTATCAGTTACGCTAACCAG atatATTTATTTATCACTCGAAGCAAAGCAAAAGGGAAAGTAGGAGGGTTTTGA
- the LOC108472393 gene encoding peroxisome biogenesis protein 5-like isoform X1: MSPEDADVHIVLGVLYNLSREYNKAIASFKTALKLKPNDYSFWNKLGATQANSVQSADAILAYQQALDLKPNYVHAWANMGISYANQALDLKPNYVRAWANMGISYANQIYLFITRSKAKGKVGGF, encoded by the exons ATGTCTCCTGAGGATGCTGATGTACACATTGTCCTTGGTGTTCTGTATAATTTGTCGAGAGAATATAATAAGGCCATTGCATCTTTCAAAACTGCTTTGAAACTTAAACCTAATGATTATTCTTTTTGGAACAAGCTTGGTGCAACACAAGCCAACAGTGTGCAGAGTGCTGATGCAATATTAGCTTATCAACAG GCACTAGATTTGAAGCCAAACTATGTGCATGCTTGGGCAAACATGGGTATCAGTTACGCTAACCAG GCACTAGATTTGAAGCCAAACTATGTGCGTGCTTGGGCAAACATGGGTATTAGTTACGCCAACCAG atatATTTATTTATCACTCGAAGCAAAGCAAAAGGGAAAGTAGGAGGGTTTTGA
- the LOC108472393 gene encoding peroxisome biogenesis protein 5-like isoform X3, which yields MSPEDADVHIVLGVLYNLSREYNKAIASFKTALKLKPNDYSFWNKLGATQANSVQSADAILAYQQALDLKPNYVHAWANMGISYANQVSTYFGKRIRSK from the exons ATGTCTCCTGAGGATGCTGATGTACACATTGTCCTTGGTGTTCTGTATAATTTGTCGAGAGAATATAATAAGGCCATTGCATCTTTCAAAACTGCTTTGAAACTTAAACCTAATGATTATTCTTTTTGGAACAAGCTTGGTGCAACACAAGCCAACAGTGTGCAGAGTGCTGATGCAATATTAGCTTATCAACAG GCACTAGATTTGAAGCCAAACTATGTGCATGCTTGGGCAAACATGGGTATCAGTTACGCTAACCAG GTCTCAACATATTTTGGAAAAAGAATTCGTTCGAAATAA
- the LOC108456487 gene encoding lariat debranching enzyme-like has translation MGIARCKNHEASNYLWELYYGGWAAPNIYFLGYAVVVKFGNICIGGLSGIYNARHHERPPYNDNTIRSVYHVREYDIHKLMHLEELMDIFLSHDWPLSITDYGNWQHLVRYKKHFKDELKHIFLDQQGTLGSKPAAQLLEKLRPSYIFYLMLSQKVLGDILRGENTGLNKLS, from the exons ATGGGTATTGCAAG GTGCAAAAATCATGAAGCTTCCAATTATTTATGGGAATT GTATTATGGGGGATGGGCAGCACCTAATATATACTTCTTGGGGTATGCAGTGGTTGTGAAGTTTGGCAATATCTGTATCGGTGGACTTTCCGGAATTTACAATGCGC GACACCATGAAAGGCCACCTTATAATGACAATACTATCAGGTCTGTGTATCATGTCCGGGAATACGATATTCACAAGCTTATGCACCTAGAGGAACTGATGGATATTTTCCTTTCACACGATTGGCCGCTCAGCATCACTGATTATGGGAACTGGCAACACCTTGTTCGCTACAAAAAACATTTCAAAGATGAG TTGAAACATATTTTCCTAGATCAGCAAGGAACCCTTGGAAGCAAACCTGCTGCTCAGCTGCTCGAAAAACTCAGACCATC gtaCATTTTTTACCTTATGTTGTCTCAAAAGGTTCTGGGAGATATTCTAAGAGGAGAAAACACTGGCCTGAACAAGCTTTCATGA
- the LOC108472391 gene encoding U11/U12 small nuclear ribonucleoprotein 25 kDa protein-like, with the protein MESGAKEEGKVLGYNSKNVKKVALLSTLAALLDDPILADVPKKPSLSDVDIRINLELGSAMCISIFKLDGTFFDVVVMNSATVKDLKLAIKKKVIELEQSKMGHRHISWRHVWANFCLAHHNEKLLNDGAAFQDFGVRNNSQVQFLPYVVSKGSGGHSKRRKHRFFHGLNKHS; encoded by the exons ATGGAGTCAGGGGCGAAGGAGGAAGGGAAAGTGCTGGGATACAACAGCAAAAACGTGAAGAAAGTGGCGTTACTTTCAACATTGGCTGCACTCCTTGACGATCCAATTCTTGCCGATGTCCCTAAGAAACCCAGTTTGTCCGATGTCGATATCCGAATCAACCTTGAACTTGGGAGTGCCATGTGTATCTCTATCTTCAAATTAGATGGAACCTTCTTCG ATGTTGTGGTGATGAATTCAGCCACGGTGAAAGACTTGAAGCTCGCAATCAAGAAGAAAGTGATCGAGTTAGAGCAATCCAAGATGGGTCATCGACACATTTCATG GAGGCACGTTTGGGCTAATTTCTGCCTAGCACACCACAATGAGAAGCTCCTTAATGATGGCGCTGCATTTCAGGATTTTGGTGTTCGAAATAATTCTCAG GTACAGTTTTTACCTTATGTTGTCTCAAAAGGTTCTGGGGGACATTCTAAGAGGAGAAAACACCGTTTCTTCCATGGCCTGAACAAGCATTCATGA